One window of uncultured Trichococcus sp. genomic DNA carries:
- a CDS encoding V-type ATP synthase subunit B, translating into MLKEYKTVTEVVGPLMAVEQVEGVKFDELVEIQMQTGEIRHGQVLEVSKDKAMVQIFEGPSGINIKDTKVRFRGKPLSIAVSEDMVGRVFDGMGNPIDGGPEIIPEASLDVNGQAINPVARDYPDEFIQTGISAIDHLNTLVRGQKLPVFSGSGLPHKELAAQIARQATVLNSDEKFAVVFAAMGITFEEKEYFMEDFRKTGAIDRSVMFINLANDPAIERIATPKMALTVAEYLAYEKDMHVLVIMTDMTNYCEALREISAARREVPGRRGYPGYLYTNLSTLYERAGRLIGKKGSVTQIPILSMPEDDITHPIPDLTGYITEGQIILSRELNNSGIKPPINVLPSLSRLKDKGTGEGKTRKDHAPTMNQLFAAYAKGKQAKELAVILGESALSKTDKLYVQFTKRFEEEYISQGFYTNRSIEETLALGWELLSILPVTELKRIKSDMIDEFMPKGE; encoded by the coding sequence ATGCTTAAGGAATATAAAACAGTTACTGAAGTTGTAGGTCCATTGATGGCAGTAGAGCAAGTCGAAGGCGTCAAGTTTGACGAATTGGTTGAAATCCAGATGCAGACCGGCGAAATCCGCCATGGTCAAGTATTGGAAGTCAGCAAGGACAAAGCGATGGTGCAGATCTTTGAAGGCCCAAGCGGGATCAACATCAAAGACACCAAAGTCCGCTTCCGTGGAAAACCTCTTTCCATTGCGGTGTCTGAAGACATGGTCGGACGAGTATTCGATGGTATGGGAAATCCGATAGACGGAGGACCGGAAATCATCCCGGAAGCAAGTTTGGATGTTAACGGACAGGCAATCAATCCGGTTGCCCGTGACTATCCGGATGAGTTTATTCAGACTGGCATTTCTGCCATCGACCATCTGAACACGCTCGTAAGAGGACAGAAACTTCCTGTATTCTCCGGGTCAGGTTTGCCCCATAAGGAATTGGCGGCACAGATCGCCCGTCAAGCGACTGTATTGAACAGCGATGAAAAATTTGCGGTTGTGTTTGCAGCCATGGGAATCACTTTTGAAGAAAAGGAATACTTCATGGAGGATTTCCGCAAAACCGGCGCCATCGACCGTTCTGTTATGTTCATCAACTTGGCGAACGATCCGGCCATCGAACGTATTGCCACTCCTAAAATGGCTTTGACGGTCGCTGAATACTTGGCTTACGAGAAGGATATGCATGTCCTGGTCATCATGACGGACATGACCAATTACTGCGAGGCTTTGCGTGAGATTTCGGCAGCCCGTCGTGAAGTTCCCGGTCGACGTGGTTATCCTGGTTACTTGTACACGAACCTGTCCACTTTGTACGAGCGCGCGGGTCGTCTTATCGGCAAAAAAGGTTCGGTTACACAGATCCCGATCCTTTCCATGCCAGAGGATGATATTACCCATCCGATCCCGGATTTGACCGGTTATATCACAGAGGGCCAAATCATTCTTTCCCGAGAATTGAACAATTCCGGCATCAAACCGCCGATCAATGTGTTGCCGTCGCTTTCCCGTCTGAAAGATAAGGGTACCGGCGAAGGCAAGACAAGAAAAGACCATGCACCGACGATGAACCAGTTGTTTGCGGCGTACGCAAAAGGAAAGCAGGCTAAAGAATTGGCTGTCATCCTAGGGGAGTCAGCATTGTCCAAGACCGATAAACTGTATGTACAGTTCACGAAGCGTTTTGAAGAAGAATACATCAGTCAAGGTTTCTATACGAACCGTTCAATCGAAGAGACATTGGCTTTGGGTTGGGAACTGTTGTCCATCCTGCCGGTGACGGAACTTAAGAGAATCAAGAGCGATATGATCGATGAGTTTATGCCGAAGGGAGAGTGA
- the rsmB gene encoding 16S rRNA (cytosine(967)-C(5))-methyltransferase RsmB: MDNKLKNKIKHTVRYLAVDILESVENEGAYSNLLLNKVIQSEKLSPKDAGLLTEIVYGVIQRKMTLDYGLSSYIKDPKKQLSWVTNLLRVSAYQMVYLTKVPDHAVLFDAVEIAKAKGHAGVASYVNGVLRNVQRNGLRDWKTISNAKKRISVGASMPKWLVAYFIEKIGIEETEKMAFSLLEDPFVSVRLQSGEMSREEAVGLLKADGYDVVPSPVSPVGIRIRGGKIVDSPLFKEGILTIQDESSQLVAPVGELEKDFLVLDSCAAPGGKTTHMASYLSASENGKVIALDMYEHKIGLINQNAERLHVSDRIETKVLDAKEAGKAFAPETFDVIYVDAPCSGLGLMRRKPDIKYVKNAQDFLDLHQEQLRILDSVSPLLKKGGRLVYSTCTLTKEENQMTVHTFIENHAEFAIVPVRSDYLDKKSFTPEGFVQIFPHDYGTDGFFISCMEKGK, from the coding sequence ATGGACAATAAACTTAAAAACAAAATCAAGCACACAGTCCGTTATCTGGCTGTCGATATATTGGAGAGCGTAGAGAATGAGGGCGCGTATTCCAATCTGCTGCTGAACAAAGTCATTCAATCCGAAAAGTTGTCCCCTAAGGATGCCGGCCTGTTGACGGAGATTGTCTATGGCGTCATCCAGCGGAAAATGACTTTGGATTACGGCCTTTCGTCCTACATCAAAGATCCAAAAAAACAACTCTCTTGGGTCACTAACTTACTGCGCGTCTCAGCCTATCAGATGGTCTATTTGACGAAGGTGCCGGATCATGCCGTCCTTTTCGATGCGGTTGAAATAGCGAAAGCTAAAGGCCATGCGGGCGTCGCCAGCTATGTGAACGGCGTGCTGCGCAATGTGCAGCGCAATGGTCTGCGCGACTGGAAGACGATAAGCAACGCCAAGAAACGCATCAGCGTAGGGGCCAGCATGCCAAAATGGCTCGTCGCTTATTTCATCGAAAAGATCGGCATCGAGGAAACCGAAAAAATGGCATTTTCCCTATTGGAAGATCCCTTCGTATCGGTCAGGCTGCAGTCAGGTGAAATGTCCCGGGAAGAGGCTGTCGGACTGCTGAAAGCGGACGGTTATGATGTGGTTCCGAGTCCTGTTTCTCCGGTGGGCATCCGGATACGCGGCGGAAAAATCGTTGACTCCCCGCTATTTAAAGAGGGTATCCTTACGATTCAGGACGAATCGAGTCAATTGGTCGCACCGGTCGGAGAACTGGAAAAGGACTTTCTGGTTTTGGACAGCTGTGCCGCACCGGGCGGGAAAACGACGCACATGGCCAGTTATCTCTCGGCTTCGGAAAACGGCAAAGTCATCGCTTTGGATATGTATGAGCACAAGATAGGCTTGATCAACCAAAATGCCGAGCGTCTGCACGTATCCGATCGCATCGAAACAAAGGTGTTGGATGCGAAGGAGGCAGGCAAAGCATTTGCACCGGAAACCTTTGATGTCATCTACGTCGATGCACCCTGTTCGGGGTTGGGGTTGATGCGCAGAAAACCGGATATCAAATATGTGAAGAATGCGCAGGACTTTTTGGACTTGCATCAAGAACAACTTCGGATCTTGGACTCCGTCAGTCCTTTGTTAAAAAAAGGTGGACGTTTGGTGTACAGTACATGTACACTTACTAAAGAAGAGAATCAAATGACTGTCCATACATTCATTGAAAATCATGCCGAATTTGCAATTGTCCCGGTGCGCTCCGATTATTTGGATAAAAAATCTTTCACTCCTGAAGGATTTGTGCAG
- the rpoZ gene encoding DNA-directed RNA polymerase subunit omega: MMLYPSIDKLLEQVDSKYSMVILSSKRAHQLHDRSEPLLDHYQSYKNVGRALEEVVAGELEINPNSIIPER; encoded by the coding sequence ATGATGTTATATCCTTCGATCGATAAATTGTTGGAGCAAGTGGATTCAAAATATTCAATGGTCATTCTTTCAAGCAAAAGAGCGCACCAGTTGCACGATCGCTCCGAGCCTTTATTGGATCATTACCAGTCATACAAGAATGTCGGACGTGCGCTGGAAGAAGTAGTTGCCGGCGAATTGGAAATCAATCCGAATTCCATCATCCCTGAAAGATAA
- the gmk gene encoding guanylate kinase, with protein sequence MTEKGLLIVLSGPSGVGKGTVRQAIFSRGEREFIYSISATTRKAREGEVDGKDYFFKEREEFERMIADNELLEYTEYVGNYYGTPIDYVRRTLDTGKDIFLEIEVQGAMQVKERMPEGIFIFLTPPDMTELESRIVNRGTDESPIIKQRMEKAIEELSLMRYYDYAVENDTVENAVQKVLGIIQSEHLKVSRILDTICADERE encoded by the coding sequence ATGACAGAAAAAGGATTGTTGATTGTCTTATCCGGACCTTCGGGAGTAGGCAAAGGGACTGTGAGACAAGCAATTTTTTCTCGTGGTGAACGGGAGTTCATATATTCAATTTCCGCTACGACCCGCAAAGCGCGCGAAGGGGAAGTGGATGGCAAAGATTATTTCTTCAAGGAAAGAGAAGAATTCGAGAGAATGATCGCCGATAATGAACTGTTGGAGTATACCGAGTATGTGGGGAATTACTATGGGACGCCAATCGACTATGTAAGAAGAACGTTGGACACGGGAAAAGACATTTTTCTGGAGATCGAAGTTCAAGGTGCCATGCAAGTGAAGGAACGGATGCCGGAAGGGATATTCATCTTCTTGACGCCTCCTGACATGACGGAACTGGAATCACGGATCGTAAATCGCGGTACGGACGAGTCCCCGATCATCAAACAAAGAATGGAAAAGGCTATTGAAGAGCTCAGTTTGATGCGTTATTATGATTATGCGGTAGAAAACGACACAGTAGAGAATGCGGTACAGAAAGTGCTCGGCATCATCCAAAGCGAACACTTGAAAGTTTCCCGGATTCTGGATACCATCTGTGCGGATGAAAGGGAGTAA
- a CDS encoding V-type ATP synthase subunit A, protein MKNGKIIKVSGPLVMAEGMEAANIQDICRVGDLGLIGEIIEMRNDVASIQVYEETSGIGPGEPVLTTGEALSVELGPGILSQMFDGIQRPLDTFRDVTASNFLVRGTDIPSLKRENVWEFKATKKIGDHVVAGDIVGTVQETKVIEHRIMVPYGISGKLTAIQDGNYTLDDTAYVIETENGLKELTLMQRWPVRRGRPFKQKMNPHTPMVTGQRVIDTFFPITKGGAAAVPGPFGAGKTVVQHQIAKYSDVDIVIYVGCGERGNEMTDVLNEFPELVDPNTGESLMERTILIANTSNMPVAAREASIYTGITIAEYFRDMGYSVAIMADSTSRWAEALREMSGRLEEMPGDEGYPAYLGSRVAEYYERAGRVLALGSEDREGSITAIGAVSPPGGDISEPVTQNTLRVVKVFWALDATLAQKRHFPSMNWLTSYSLYNTEVGEYLNNALQTKWSEMVQHAMNLLQEESELEEIVRLVGIESLSEKDRMTMAIAESLREDYLQQNAFDDVDTYTSREKQLAMLELILSFETEAREAMRLGAYFNEIIEGTVDLRDRIARSKYIREEELAEMENIKADMKKRLHEIVAEGGMTHHA, encoded by the coding sequence TTGAAAAATGGAAAGATAATAAAAGTTTCCGGACCTTTAGTTATGGCGGAAGGGATGGAAGCAGCGAACATCCAAGATATTTGCCGGGTCGGCGATCTTGGACTGATCGGTGAAATCATCGAGATGCGAAATGATGTCGCATCCATTCAAGTTTATGAAGAAACTTCCGGAATTGGTCCTGGAGAACCTGTACTCACAACAGGAGAAGCCTTGTCTGTCGAATTAGGGCCAGGAATCCTGTCGCAAATGTTCGATGGGATCCAGCGTCCCTTGGACACGTTCCGTGATGTAACAGCAAGTAATTTTTTAGTGCGCGGAACCGATATCCCTTCACTGAAGCGAGAAAACGTATGGGAATTCAAAGCCACAAAGAAAATCGGTGATCATGTCGTAGCCGGTGATATTGTCGGTACTGTGCAAGAAACCAAGGTCATCGAGCACCGCATCATGGTTCCTTATGGCATTTCAGGGAAGTTGACTGCCATCCAGGACGGCAACTATACATTGGACGATACGGCTTATGTCATCGAAACGGAAAATGGCTTGAAAGAATTGACTCTGATGCAAAGATGGCCGGTCCGTCGTGGCCGTCCGTTCAAGCAAAAAATGAACCCGCACACGCCGATGGTTACCGGTCAACGTGTCATCGACACATTCTTCCCGATCACAAAAGGGGGAGCAGCTGCTGTTCCGGGTCCGTTTGGAGCAGGAAAGACTGTCGTGCAGCATCAGATTGCGAAATACAGTGATGTGGATATCGTAATCTATGTAGGTTGCGGCGAACGCGGAAACGAAATGACGGATGTTCTGAATGAATTTCCGGAATTGGTCGATCCGAACACCGGTGAATCCTTGATGGAGCGGACAATCCTTATTGCGAACACTTCCAATATGCCGGTTGCGGCGCGTGAAGCATCCATCTACACTGGGATAACGATTGCGGAATATTTCCGTGACATGGGTTACAGCGTTGCGATCATGGCGGATTCAACATCCCGTTGGGCAGAAGCTTTGCGTGAGATGTCAGGACGTCTTGAAGAGATGCCTGGTGACGAAGGTTATCCAGCCTATCTAGGAAGCCGTGTGGCGGAGTATTATGAACGTGCAGGCCGAGTGTTGGCTTTAGGCTCAGAAGACCGTGAAGGAAGCATTACGGCCATTGGAGCTGTATCCCCTCCTGGGGGTGACATCTCTGAACCAGTAACGCAAAACACATTGCGTGTCGTTAAAGTTTTCTGGGCGTTGGATGCCACTTTGGCACAAAAAAGGCATTTCCCATCCATGAACTGGTTGACTTCCTATTCTCTTTACAATACCGAAGTAGGGGAATATCTGAACAATGCCTTACAGACAAAATGGTCTGAGATGGTCCAGCATGCGATGAACCTCCTGCAGGAAGAATCGGAACTGGAAGAAATCGTCCGCTTGGTCGGTATCGAATCGTTGTCCGAAAAAGACCGCATGACCATGGCCATTGCGGAATCGTTGCGTGAGGATTACTTGCAGCAAAACGCTTTCGATGACGTGGATACTTATACATCCCGTGAAAAGCAATTGGCGATGCTTGAACTGATTTTGAGTTTCGAAACCGAAGCTCGTGAAGCGATGCGTTTGGGCGCTTATTTCAACGAAATTATTGAAGGTACCGTTGATCTGCGTGACCGGATCGCAAGAAGCAAATATATCAGAGAAGAAGAGCTTGCTGAAATGGAAAACATCAAAGCAGACATGAAGAAAAGATTACATGAGATTGTTGCGGAAGGAGGGATGACGCATCATGCTTAA
- the fmt gene encoding methionyl-tRNA formyltransferase — protein MKKIIFMGTPEFSVPILEALLQHGYDVVAVVTQPDRPVGRKKILTPSPVKEAALKHGLPVYQPEKISGSPEMDELIALDPDLIVTAAYGQFLPVKLLNAPRFRSINVHASLLPKYRGGAPVHYAIINGEKETGVSIMYMEKRMDAGAVLAQRAIPITEQDDVGTMFLKLSELGKNLLIETLPDFFQGKLVPQEQDESAATFSPNIKREEERIDWSKTAAQVACQVRGMRPWPVAHTLLDGQRIKVWAGQAVGTSTADEPGTVIATDKDALYVACGEGTVFKMTELQPAGKKRMSAADYLRGGACEIHEGTRFETDGQ, from the coding sequence ATGAAAAAAATCATTTTTATGGGCACGCCGGAATTTTCAGTGCCCATTTTAGAGGCTTTATTGCAGCATGGTTATGATGTGGTCGCAGTTGTCACACAACCGGACCGACCGGTAGGCAGAAAGAAAATATTGACTCCTTCTCCGGTGAAGGAAGCCGCGCTGAAGCATGGCCTGCCGGTCTATCAGCCGGAAAAAATTTCCGGTTCCCCCGAAATGGATGAGCTGATTGCATTGGATCCGGACCTGATCGTCACAGCGGCCTATGGGCAATTTCTGCCGGTCAAGCTGCTGAATGCTCCCCGTTTCCGCTCCATCAATGTGCATGCTTCTTTGTTGCCGAAATATCGCGGCGGCGCACCGGTCCATTATGCCATCATCAACGGGGAAAAAGAGACCGGGGTTTCCATCATGTACATGGAGAAAAGAATGGATGCAGGGGCCGTTTTGGCGCAGAGAGCCATACCCATCACCGAGCAGGATGACGTCGGGACGATGTTTTTGAAGTTGAGCGAACTCGGCAAGAATCTTCTGATCGAAACATTGCCTGATTTTTTCCAAGGAAAACTCGTGCCGCAAGAACAGGATGAATCCGCGGCCACCTTTTCGCCGAACATCAAGCGCGAGGAGGAACGCATCGATTGGTCCAAAACGGCCGCACAAGTGGCCTGCCAAGTCCGCGGCATGCGTCCGTGGCCAGTGGCGCATACGCTTTTGGACGGACAACGGATCAAAGTATGGGCAGGCCAAGCTGTCGGGACGAGTACGGCCGATGAACCCGGAACGGTGATCGCAACAGACAAGGATGCTCTGTATGTAGCCTGTGGGGAGGGAACCGTCTTCAAAATGACGGAACTCCAGCCTGCCGGGAAAAAACGCATGTCAGCTGCGGACTACTTGCGGGGCGGCGCCTGCGAAATTCACGAAGGCACAAGGTTTGAAACGGATGGACAATAA
- a CDS encoding V-type ATP synthase subunit D, with the protein MARLNVKPTRMELSNLKSRLVLSTRGHKLLKDKQDELMRQFINLIRENNLLRDEVEKELTASMRSFVVAKSLLNEAFIEELFAVPGTAVELDIQENNIMSVVVPQMNFSIIDEDDKSSDLQYGYVNSNAELDDAIQKIEKILPKLLKLTEIEKTCQLLADEIEKTRRRVNALEYNMIPQLQETIRYIQMKLEENERSNIVRMMKVKDMGVS; encoded by the coding sequence ATGGCTAGATTGAATGTAAAGCCTACCCGGATGGAGCTGTCCAATTTGAAATCGCGTCTGGTGCTTTCCACACGCGGCCATAAACTGCTGAAGGACAAACAAGATGAACTGATGCGTCAATTCATCAACCTGATCCGCGAAAACAACCTCCTGAGGGATGAAGTCGAAAAAGAATTGACTGCTTCGATGCGTTCTTTCGTGGTAGCGAAGTCGCTTCTGAATGAAGCCTTCATCGAAGAGCTGTTTGCGGTACCCGGAACGGCGGTAGAGTTGGATATCCAAGAGAATAACATCATGAGTGTTGTTGTCCCTCAGATGAATTTTTCGATTATCGATGAGGATGATAAATCTTCGGATTTGCAATACGGATACGTGAACTCGAATGCAGAATTGGATGATGCGATCCAAAAGATCGAAAAAATCCTTCCAAAATTGCTCAAGTTGACGGAAATAGAAAAAACATGCCAACTTCTGGCCGATGAAATCGAAAAGACAAGAAGGCGTGTAAATGCACTGGAATACAATATGATTCCGCAGTTGCAGGAGACGATCCGTTACATCCAGATGAAACTTGAAGAGAATGAACGTTCTAACATCGTCCGTATGATGAAAGTCAAGGACATGGGTGTTTCATGA
- the priA gene encoding primosomal protein N' gives MQIAKVIVDIPAMQTNRPFDYAIPPAMEQKLGKGTRVEVPFNNRVIQGFITGISDHTDFEGELKEIIQPLDIEPALTEELLLLGEEMAETVYAYRIHCYQTMLPPLMKAKYEKEIEVIDELEEETFYGLFQGKSKMSWENAIDRGILPQLIELKRAGKIEVNYILKNQAKAKTVQVYYSDLEMGSLEEEYRNLKKSAKQQQALLAAIMSVNGTPLTSKEYKDQFDIGPSTIRTGVEKGWLKAADREVLRDPFKDRQFKKTEALPLSDEQTAAFQTMGASIREERHEVFLLQGVTGSGKTEVYLQLIAEVIKQGKTALMLVPEIALTPQMVNHFKSRFGNRVAVMHSALSAGEKYDEWRKIHCGDADVVVGARSSIFAPVENLGIIIMDEEHESTYKQDENPKYHARNIAIWRGQHHHCPVVLGSATPSLESRARAQKKVYTLVELKGRFNQRALPQVEIIDMRDEFKANNRSSFSRALQEKIVDRLQKKQQIVLMLNKRGYSSFIMCRDCGFVLECPNCDISLTLHMDSKTMKCHYCGHEEAIPNTCPKCKGHNFRYYGTGTQKIEEELQALFPEARILRMDVDTTRKKGGHEAILSAFGRGEADILLGTQMIAKGLDFPNITLVGVINADTSLGLPDFRSSERTFQLLTQVSGRAGRAELSGEVVVQSYNPDHYAILFAQQHNYEGFYRTEMSLRHKAGYPPYFYTALITVSNPDEKKAQKKIYEIHEILQKKLEPDTIMLGPSKGSIARVNNRYYFQILVKYKQETKLHPALKQILDESQKENARGLYISIDSEPVNFF, from the coding sequence TTGCAAATTGCAAAAGTGATTGTGGATATACCTGCAATGCAGACCAATCGTCCCTTTGATTATGCGATCCCTCCAGCTATGGAACAAAAGTTAGGAAAAGGGACGCGGGTTGAAGTGCCTTTCAACAATCGCGTCATCCAAGGGTTCATAACGGGAATTTCTGATCATACCGATTTTGAAGGTGAATTGAAAGAAATCATCCAACCATTGGACATCGAACCGGCATTGACAGAAGAGCTGCTTTTGCTGGGCGAGGAAATGGCGGAAACTGTTTATGCCTATCGGATCCATTGCTACCAGACGATGCTGCCGCCTTTGATGAAGGCCAAGTACGAAAAAGAGATAGAGGTCATCGATGAATTGGAAGAGGAGACCTTCTACGGACTTTTTCAAGGGAAGAGCAAAATGAGTTGGGAAAATGCCATCGATCGCGGGATTTTGCCGCAACTGATCGAATTGAAGCGAGCCGGTAAAATTGAAGTCAATTACATCCTGAAAAACCAGGCGAAAGCAAAAACGGTGCAAGTCTACTATTCCGATCTGGAAATGGGCAGCCTGGAAGAAGAGTACCGCAACCTGAAAAAATCAGCCAAGCAACAACAGGCTTTGCTGGCGGCAATCATGTCCGTGAACGGAACCCCATTGACGTCCAAGGAGTACAAGGACCAATTCGATATCGGCCCAAGCACGATCCGGACCGGAGTGGAGAAGGGCTGGCTCAAAGCTGCGGACCGTGAAGTACTCCGGGATCCCTTTAAGGATAGGCAGTTCAAAAAAACCGAAGCGCTGCCTCTTTCGGACGAACAGACGGCAGCTTTTCAGACGATGGGTGCCAGCATCAGGGAAGAACGGCACGAGGTTTTCCTGCTGCAAGGCGTTACGGGAAGTGGCAAGACCGAAGTCTATCTTCAACTGATCGCTGAAGTCATCAAACAAGGCAAGACAGCCTTGATGCTCGTACCCGAGATTGCTTTGACGCCGCAGATGGTCAACCACTTCAAGAGCCGCTTCGGAAACCGCGTGGCAGTGATGCACAGTGCCTTGTCAGCGGGTGAAAAATACGACGAGTGGCGCAAAATCCACTGCGGCGACGCCGATGTCGTGGTCGGGGCGCGTTCTTCCATTTTTGCCCCGGTTGAGAATCTCGGCATCATCATTATGGACGAAGAACACGAGAGCACCTACAAACAGGACGAAAATCCGAAGTACCATGCCCGCAATATAGCAATCTGGCGCGGGCAGCATCACCATTGCCCGGTTGTACTGGGCAGCGCGACGCCTTCGCTGGAATCGCGGGCCAGGGCCCAAAAAAAGGTCTATACATTGGTCGAATTGAAAGGACGCTTCAATCAGCGCGCGCTGCCGCAAGTCGAAATCATCGATATGCGCGACGAATTCAAAGCGAACAACCGCAGCAGCTTTTCCAGGGCATTGCAGGAAAAGATTGTTGATCGTCTGCAGAAAAAACAGCAGATTGTGCTGATGCTGAACAAAAGAGGCTATTCCTCTTTCATCATGTGCCGGGATTGCGGCTTTGTCCTCGAGTGCCCGAATTGCGACATCAGTCTGACTTTGCATATGGACAGCAAAACGATGAAGTGCCATTACTGCGGCCACGAAGAAGCAATCCCCAACACCTGTCCGAAATGCAAAGGCCACAATTTCCGCTATTACGGAACAGGAACCCAAAAAATCGAGGAAGAACTGCAGGCACTCTTCCCGGAGGCGCGCATTTTGCGCATGGATGTGGATACTACCCGCAAGAAAGGCGGCCATGAGGCGATCCTGTCGGCATTCGGAAGAGGCGAGGCCGACATCCTGCTGGGCACGCAGATGATCGCAAAAGGATTGGACTTTCCGAACATCACGTTGGTCGGCGTCATCAATGCGGACACTTCATTGGGGCTGCCGGATTTCCGGTCTTCGGAAAGGACGTTCCAGTTGCTGACCCAAGTCAGCGGCCGCGCAGGTCGCGCTGAGCTGTCCGGTGAAGTGGTCGTGCAATCCTATAATCCGGACCATTACGCCATCCTGTTTGCTCAGCAGCACAATTACGAAGGCTTTTACCGTACCGAGATGTCGCTCCGCCATAAAGCGGGTTATCCGCCTTATTTTTACACAGCGCTCATCACCGTGAGCAACCCTGACGAAAAGAAAGCGCAGAAGAAAATCTATGAAATCCATGAGATCCTTCAAAAAAAACTCGAGCCCGACACGATCATGCTCGGGCCATCAAAGGGATCCATCGCGAGAGTGAACAACCGCTATTATTTTCAGATATTAGTGAAATACAAACAGGAAACCAAACTACATCCGGCATTGAAACAGATTTTGGATGAGTCACAAAAAGAAAATGCACGCGGGCTCTATATTTCGATCGATTCAGAGCCGGTCAATTTCTTCTAG